One Streptomyces sp. NBC_00223 genomic window carries:
- a CDS encoding 3-hydroxyacyl-CoA dehydrogenase NAD-binding domain-containing protein, with amino-acid sequence MSTTELLKHAAELFPGEVVTSAQVRHLELPGAGRFALITLDNGFDHTKPTTFGPQSLANLDAAIDQVEREAADGEITGVGVTGKPFVFAVGADLKGVELLGRHEDALAIGRGGHDVFKRLSSLAVPTFTYYNGAAMGGGVEIGLHCAYRTVSASVPAFSLPEVFLGLVPGWGGCTLLPNLIGADRAVTVIIENSLNQNRQLKGRQVYELGIADALFEAADFLEQSLAWTAAVLRGEIEVVRAEVDRGEAWDRAVARGRALADGKVHGAAPAAYRALDIIAAARNGDPGQGFEAEDVALADLIMGGELRSGIYAFNLVQKRGKRPVGAPDKSLARPVTKVGVVGAGLMASQLALLFARRLEVPVVLTDIDQERIDKGVGYVHGEIDKLLAKGRIAQDKANRLKALVTGHFDKAAAFGDADFVIEAVFEELGVKQQVFAELEAVVRPDAILATNTSSLSVSEMAAKLEHPERVVGFHFFNPVAILPLLEIVRGDGTDDASLATAFAVAKQLKKTAVLVKDAPAFVVNRILTRFMGEIQNVIDEGTPVAVAEQAIEPLGLPMSPLVLLELVGPAIGLHVSETLHGAFPDRFTVSPNLAAVVKAGKRGFYVYDSGKPELDPEVAALLTQGDSVLTEEQVRARVLDAVAEEIGLMLAEGVVAEAQDIDLCLITGAGWPFHLGGITPYLDREGISTRVNGHPFLPPALASVPS; translated from the coding sequence GTGAGCACCACCGAACTCCTGAAGCACGCCGCCGAGTTGTTCCCCGGCGAGGTCGTCACCAGCGCCCAGGTACGTCATCTGGAGCTGCCGGGCGCGGGCCGCTTCGCGCTGATCACGCTGGACAACGGCTTCGACCACACCAAGCCCACCACCTTCGGCCCGCAGTCGCTGGCGAACCTGGACGCGGCGATCGACCAGGTCGAGCGGGAGGCCGCGGACGGCGAGATCACCGGCGTCGGCGTCACCGGCAAGCCGTTCGTCTTCGCGGTCGGCGCCGACCTCAAGGGCGTCGAACTCCTCGGGCGCCACGAGGACGCGCTGGCCATCGGCAGGGGCGGCCACGACGTCTTCAAGCGGCTGTCCTCGCTGGCCGTGCCGACCTTCACGTACTACAACGGCGCCGCGATGGGCGGCGGCGTCGAGATCGGCCTGCACTGCGCGTACCGTACGGTCTCGGCGTCCGTGCCCGCCTTCTCGCTGCCCGAGGTCTTCCTCGGCCTGGTCCCCGGCTGGGGCGGCTGCACGCTGCTGCCGAACCTGATCGGCGCCGACCGCGCGGTCACCGTGATCATCGAGAACTCGCTCAACCAGAACCGTCAGCTCAAGGGCCGGCAGGTATATGAACTCGGCATCGCCGACGCGCTGTTCGAGGCTGCGGACTTCCTGGAGCAGTCGCTGGCGTGGACCGCGGCCGTGCTGCGCGGCGAGATCGAGGTCGTACGGGCCGAGGTCGACCGCGGCGAGGCGTGGGACCGGGCGGTGGCCCGCGGCCGCGCCCTCGCGGACGGCAAGGTGCACGGCGCGGCCCCGGCCGCCTACCGCGCGCTCGACATCATCGCGGCCGCGAGGAACGGCGACCCGGGCCAGGGCTTCGAGGCCGAGGACGTGGCGCTCGCCGATCTCATCATGGGCGGCGAACTGCGCAGCGGCATCTACGCGTTCAACCTCGTGCAGAAGCGCGGCAAGCGCCCGGTCGGCGCGCCCGACAAGTCGCTGGCCCGTCCGGTGACCAAGGTCGGCGTGGTCGGCGCGGGCCTGATGGCCTCTCAGCTCGCGCTGCTGTTCGCCCGCCGCCTTGAGGTGCCGGTCGTGCTGACCGACATCGACCAGGAGCGGATCGACAAGGGCGTCGGCTATGTGCACGGCGAGATCGACAAGCTGCTCGCCAAGGGCCGGATCGCCCAGGACAAGGCGAACCGGCTCAAGGCGCTGGTGACCGGCCACTTCGACAAGGCCGCCGCGTTCGGCGACGCGGACTTCGTGATCGAGGCCGTCTTCGAGGAACTGGGCGTCAAGCAGCAGGTGTTCGCGGAGCTGGAGGCGGTGGTACGGCCGGACGCGATCCTGGCCACCAACACCTCCTCGCTCTCGGTCTCCGAGATGGCCGCGAAGCTGGAGCACCCCGAGCGGGTCGTCGGCTTCCACTTCTTCAACCCGGTCGCGATCCTGCCGCTGCTGGAGATCGTCCGCGGCGACGGCACGGACGACGCGTCGCTGGCCACGGCGTTCGCGGTCGCCAAACAGCTGAAGAAGACCGCGGTGCTGGTCAAGGACGCCCCGGCGTTCGTCGTCAACCGCATCCTGACCCGCTTCATGGGTGAGATCCAGAACGTCATCGACGAGGGCACACCGGTCGCGGTCGCCGAGCAGGCGATCGAACCGCTCGGGCTGCCGATGTCGCCGCTCGTCCTGCTCGAACTGGTCGGCCCGGCGATCGGGCTGCACGTCTCCGAGACACTGCACGGCGCCTTCCCCGACCGCTTCACCGTCTCGCCGAATCTGGCCGCGGTGGTCAAGGCGGGCAAGCGGGGCTTCTACGTCTACGACTCCGGGAAGCCGGAGCTGGACCCGGAGGTGGCCGCGCTTCTGACGCAAGGGGACTCCGTACTGACCGAGGAGCAGGTCAGGGCGCGGGTGCTGGACGCG
- a CDS encoding thiolase family protein, giving the protein MPRTARDVVFVDGVRTPFGKAGPKGIYHETRADDLVIKCIRELLRRNPDLAPGRIDEVAVAATTQIGDQGLTLGRTAAILAGLPTTVPGFSIDRMCAGAMTAVTTTAGGIAFGAYDVVVAGGVEHMGRHPMGEGVDPNPRFVSEKLVDESAMFMGMTAENLHDRFPALTKRRADEFAVRSQEKAAKAYANGKIQQDLVPIAVRRTNAEAGETGWGLATADEPMRPGTTLEQLAGLKTPFRPHGRVTAGNAAGLNDGATASLLAAEDVAAELGLPVRMRLVSYAFAGVEPEVMGIGPIPATEKALAKAGLTIDDIGLLEVNEAFAVQVLSLLDHYGIADDDPRVNQYGGAIAFGHPLASSGVRLMTQLARQFEDQPHVRYGITTMCVGFGMGGTVVWENPHWSGSTVTRGEGDTK; this is encoded by the coding sequence GTGCCTCGTACCGCGAGGGACGTCGTCTTCGTCGACGGCGTCCGAACCCCGTTCGGCAAGGCGGGCCCGAAGGGCATCTACCACGAGACCCGCGCCGACGATCTGGTGATCAAGTGCATCCGGGAGCTGCTGCGGCGCAACCCGGACCTCGCGCCCGGCCGTATCGACGAGGTGGCCGTCGCCGCCACCACCCAGATCGGGGACCAGGGCCTGACCCTGGGCCGCACCGCGGCGATCCTCGCCGGCCTGCCGACGACCGTCCCCGGCTTCTCCATTGACCGGATGTGCGCGGGCGCGATGACCGCCGTGACGACGACCGCCGGCGGCATCGCCTTCGGCGCGTACGACGTGGTGGTCGCGGGCGGTGTCGAGCACATGGGCCGGCACCCGATGGGCGAGGGCGTGGACCCCAACCCGCGGTTCGTCTCCGAGAAGCTGGTGGACGAGTCCGCCATGTTCATGGGCATGACCGCGGAGAATCTGCACGACCGCTTCCCCGCGCTGACCAAGCGGCGGGCCGACGAGTTCGCCGTCCGCAGCCAGGAGAAGGCCGCGAAGGCGTACGCGAACGGCAAGATCCAGCAGGACCTGGTGCCGATCGCGGTCCGCCGCACGAATGCCGAGGCCGGGGAGACCGGCTGGGGTCTGGCCACCGCCGACGAGCCGATGCGGCCGGGCACCACGCTGGAGCAGCTCGCGGGTCTCAAGACCCCGTTCCGCCCGCACGGCCGGGTCACCGCGGGCAACGCGGCGGGCCTCAACGACGGCGCCACCGCCTCGCTGCTCGCCGCCGAGGACGTCGCGGCCGAGCTGGGCCTGCCGGTGCGGATGCGCCTGGTCTCGTACGCCTTCGCGGGCGTCGAGCCCGAGGTGATGGGCATCGGCCCGATCCCGGCGACCGAGAAGGCACTGGCCAAGGCCGGGCTGACGATCGACGACATCGGCCTGCTGGAGGTCAACGAGGCGTTCGCCGTCCAGGTGCTCTCGCTGCTCGACCACTACGGCATCGCCGACGACGACCCGCGGGTCAACCAGTACGGCGGCGCCATCGCCTTCGGCCACCCGCTGGCCTCCTCCGGGGTGCGGCTGATGACCCAGCTGGCCCGGCAGTTCGAGGACCAGCCGCACGTCAGGTACGGCATCACCACCATGTGCGTCGGCTTCGGCATGGGCGGCACCGTCGTGTGGGAGAACCCGCACTGGAGCGGCTCGACCGTCACGCGCGGCGAGGGGGACACCAAGTGA
- a CDS encoding ribonuclease D has product MTDARETADPATSAAVPLLDPREGIPPVTASPEALAEVVAAFAAGSGPVAVDAERASGYRYGQRAYLVQLRRSGAGTALIDPVGCPDLSALDAALADTEWVLHAATQDLPCLRELGMRPATLFDTELAGRLAGFARVGLGAMVENVLGFTLEKGHSAVDWSTRPLPDPWLRYAALDVELLVDLRDALEEELRQQGKLEWALQEFAAIAAAPPAPPRVDPWRRTSGMHKVRRRRQIGVVRELWLARDLTARERDVSPGRVLTDAAIVAAALENPPNAHALAALPGFGHRMGRRQLEQWQAAIDRARALPERELPQPAAAYTGPPPPRSWADKDPAAAARLSAARAAVSALAEELNLPQENLITPDTVRRLCWAPPSEITPEIVASTLESLGARPWQIALNTPLLTKALTVGPAEV; this is encoded by the coding sequence GTGACCGACGCCAGAGAGACCGCAGACCCGGCAACCTCGGCGGCGGTCCCGCTGCTGGACCCGCGCGAGGGAATCCCGCCGGTGACCGCCAGCCCGGAGGCTCTCGCAGAAGTGGTCGCGGCTTTCGCCGCGGGCTCCGGTCCGGTCGCCGTCGATGCCGAGCGCGCCTCCGGCTACCGCTACGGACAGCGGGCCTATCTGGTCCAGCTGCGCCGCTCCGGTGCGGGGACCGCGCTGATCGACCCCGTCGGATGCCCCGACCTGTCCGCGCTCGACGCCGCGCTCGCCGACACCGAGTGGGTGCTGCACGCGGCCACCCAGGATCTGCCCTGCCTGCGTGAGCTGGGCATGCGCCCGGCCACGCTCTTCGACACCGAACTCGCCGGCCGACTGGCCGGCTTCGCCCGCGTCGGCCTCGGCGCGATGGTGGAGAACGTGCTCGGCTTCACGCTGGAGAAGGGCCACTCCGCGGTCGACTGGTCGACCCGCCCGCTGCCCGACCCCTGGCTGCGGTACGCGGCGCTCGACGTGGAGCTGCTGGTCGACCTGCGCGACGCGCTGGAGGAGGAGCTGCGGCAGCAGGGCAAGCTGGAGTGGGCGCTGCAGGAGTTCGCGGCCATCGCCGCCGCGCCGCCCGCCCCGCCACGGGTCGACCCGTGGCGGCGCACCTCGGGCATGCACAAGGTACGGCGGCGGCGGCAGATCGGCGTGGTGCGCGAACTGTGGCTGGCCCGGGACCTCACCGCCCGGGAGCGGGACGTCTCACCCGGCCGGGTGCTGACCGACGCCGCGATCGTGGCCGCCGCGCTGGAGAACCCGCCGAATGCGCACGCGCTCGCCGCGCTGCCCGGCTTCGGGCACCGGATGGGCCGCCGTCAGCTCGAACAGTGGCAGGCCGCGATCGACCGGGCCAGGGCGCTGCCCGAGCGCGAGCTGCCGCAGCCGGCCGCCGCGTACACCGGTCCCCCGCCGCCGCGTTCATGGGCGGACAAGGACCCGGCGGCCGCCGCCCGGCTGTCGGCGGCCCGGGCCGCGGTCTCGGCGCTCGCGGAGGAGCTGAATCTGCCGCAGGAGAATCTGATCACGCCGGACACGGTCCGCCGGCTGTGCTGGGCGCCGCCCTCCGAGATCACCCCGGAGATCGTCGCCTCCACGCTGGAGTCGCTGGGCGCCCGGCCGTGGCAGATCGCGCTGAACACCCCCTTGCTCACCAAGGCCCTCACGGTCGGCCCCGCCGAGGTATAA
- a CDS encoding response regulator transcription factor: MSVLLEQPTSLVAYRPSKPTAMVVVADPRVRSTVTRHLWALGVRDVIEASSIAEARPRVGNPRDICVADVHLPDGSGLTLLAETRAAGWPNGLALSAADDIGAVRNALAGGVKGYVVTGTRNTAGALAGRPGLAPLGATAARMQRRPPGAPGHPGGYRELSGREVEVLRLVAEGQSNKAIGVSMGLSALTVKSHLARIARKLGTGDRAGMVAVALRTGIIH, encoded by the coding sequence GTGTCCGTTCTTCTTGAGCAGCCCACGAGCCTGGTCGCCTACCGTCCCAGCAAGCCGACGGCCATGGTCGTCGTCGCCGACCCCCGGGTCCGCTCCACTGTCACCCGACACCTGTGGGCGCTCGGAGTTCGTGATGTGATCGAGGCCTCGTCCATCGCCGAGGCCCGACCCCGGGTCGGTAATCCCCGCGACATCTGCGTCGCCGACGTCCATCTGCCCGACGGTTCCGGGCTCACCCTGCTTGCCGAGACCCGCGCGGCCGGGTGGCCCAACGGCCTGGCCCTGTCCGCCGCCGACGACATCGGCGCGGTACGCAACGCGCTGGCCGGCGGCGTCAAGGGCTATGTCGTGACCGGCACCCGCAACACCGCGGGCGCGCTGGCCGGCCGGCCGGGGCTCGCCCCGCTGGGCGCCACCGCCGCCCGTATGCAACGCCGTCCACCGGGTGCGCCCGGACACCCGGGCGGTTACCGCGAACTGTCAGGACGTGAGGTCGAGGTGCTTCGGCTGGTCGCGGAGGGCCAGTCGAACAAGGCGATCGGCGTGTCCATGGGTCTGTCCGCGCTGACCGTCAAGAGCCACCTGGCCCGGATCGCCCGCAAACTGGGCACCGGTGACCGGGCCGGAATGGTGGCGGTGGCCCTGCGCACCGGCATCATCCACTGA
- a CDS encoding DUF3000 domain-containing protein → MAAVHGHLGDDAPFSFRQAVDALRAARVRPEVRIEETAAPRRLATYAYALEATVLADDEELADGRLVLLHEPNGHDAWHGDFRVVTLARAELEPEMAGDPLLPEVSWSWLTGALAAHGAAYHDPSGTVSRASSHYFGGLTDRSDDTQIEIRASWTPRDRPPGGPDAAAHLAAWCDLLCACGGLPPSDPAEQPVRGVSGVLPLPKRRT, encoded by the coding sequence ATGGCAGCGGTTCACGGGCACCTGGGCGACGATGCCCCCTTCTCCTTCCGGCAGGCGGTCGACGCGCTGCGCGCCGCCCGGGTGCGCCCCGAGGTCCGGATCGAGGAGACGGCGGCGCCGCGGCGACTCGCGACGTACGCGTACGCGCTGGAGGCGACCGTGCTCGCGGACGACGAGGAGCTGGCCGACGGCCGCCTCGTGCTGCTGCACGAACCGAACGGCCACGACGCCTGGCACGGCGACTTCCGGGTCGTCACGCTGGCCCGGGCCGAGCTGGAGCCGGAGATGGCGGGCGATCCGCTGCTGCCCGAGGTGAGCTGGTCGTGGCTGACGGGCGCCCTGGCGGCGCACGGAGCCGCGTACCACGACCCGAGCGGTACGGTCTCGCGCGCGTCGTCGCACTACTTCGGGGGCCTCACGGACCGTTCCGACGACACGCAGATCGAGATCCGCGCGTCGTGGACCCCTCGGGACCGGCCGCCCGGCGGGCCCGACGCGGCCGCGCACCTGGCGGCCTGGTGCGACCTGCTGTGCGCGTGCGGGGGGCTGCCGCCCTCCGACCCGGCCGAGCAGCCGGTGCGCGGGGTCAGCGGTGTGCTGCCGCTGCCCAAGCGACGCACCTGA
- the hemE gene encoding uroporphyrinogen decarboxylase yields MQGVSAHQQTAASPFIRACRRESVPHTPVWFMRQAGRSLPEYLKVREGIAMLDSCTRPDLVTEITLQPVRRHGVDAAIYYSDIVVPLKAIGLDLDIKPGVGPVVADPIRTRADLARLRDLEPDDVSYVTEAVGLLTAELGTTPLIGFAGAPFTLASYLVEGGPSRNHERTKALMYGDPELWADLLDRLADITAAFLKVQIEAGASAVQLFDSWVGALAPADYRRYVMPSSAKVFDAVAGYGVPRIHFGVGTGELLGLMGEAGADVVGVDWRVPLDEAARRVGPGKALQGNLDPSVLFAPTEAVEAKTREVLDAARAAGTGHVFNLGHGVLPSTDPDALTRLVDFVHRSTEV; encoded by the coding sequence ATTCAGGGCGTGAGTGCGCACCAGCAGACCGCTGCTTCCCCGTTCATCCGCGCCTGTCGGCGCGAGTCCGTACCGCACACCCCGGTGTGGTTCATGCGGCAGGCCGGGCGGTCGCTGCCCGAGTACCTGAAGGTCCGCGAGGGCATCGCGATGCTGGACTCCTGCACGCGGCCCGACCTCGTCACCGAAATCACCCTCCAGCCGGTGCGCAGGCACGGCGTCGACGCGGCGATCTACTACAGCGACATCGTGGTGCCGCTCAAGGCGATCGGCCTCGACCTGGACATCAAGCCCGGCGTCGGCCCGGTGGTCGCCGACCCGATCCGCACCCGCGCGGACCTGGCCCGGCTGCGCGACCTGGAGCCCGACGACGTCTCCTACGTCACCGAGGCCGTCGGCCTGCTCACCGCCGAACTCGGCACGACCCCGCTGATCGGCTTCGCCGGGGCGCCCTTCACCCTGGCCAGCTATCTGGTCGAGGGCGGGCCCTCGCGCAACCACGAGCGCACCAAGGCCCTGATGTACGGCGACCCCGAGCTGTGGGCCGACCTGCTCGACCGGCTCGCCGACATCACCGCCGCCTTCCTCAAGGTGCAGATCGAGGCGGGCGCGAGCGCCGTACAGCTCTTCGACTCCTGGGTGGGCGCGCTCGCCCCCGCCGACTACCGGCGGTATGTGATGCCGTCCTCGGCCAAGGTCTTCGACGCCGTCGCCGGGTACGGCGTCCCGCGCATCCACTTCGGCGTCGGCACCGGGGAACTCCTCGGCCTGATGGGCGAGGCGGGCGCGGACGTGGTCGGCGTCGACTGGCGGGTACCGCTGGACGAGGCCGCCCGCCGGGTCGGCCCCGGCAAGGCGCTCCAGGGCAACCTCGACCCGTCGGTGCTCTTCGCCCCGACGGAGGCCGTCGAGGCGAAGACCCGGGAGGTGCTGGACGCCGCCCGCGCCGCCGGCACCGGCCATGTCTTCAACCTCGGCCACGGCGTGCTGCCCAGCACCGACCCGGACGCCCTCACCCGCCTCGTCGACTTCGTGCACCGGTCGACCGAGGTCTGA
- a CDS encoding DUF4349 domain-containing protein encodes MTYAALSRRAGTRRDQARPRWRRRGVAGAFALLLAASLAVAGCSASGGGSASSDKAAAPAPAQQRGDGPATAPTGGAAASGSGGDSRNKPSPVSYLVRTANLTVRTPHVEEQLDRARELAAQAGGYAGDENTEVDARGHAESTVQLRVPAAGYDRLLTDLAELGTLLERKVNVEDVTGQVVDVQSRIKSQQASVARVRALMDRATSLTEVVSLESELSTREADLEALEAQQASLRSRTDLATVTLRLTEPPAKPVPPKPVKPEKHDGFWTTIGHALGDGWHAFYMTVRVVLVVLSVTLPFVVVVLLGWALYRLVRKRLPARPRRVLSGPEAPWLRHPAPAPPTRAPVPAPAPAGTPDKGPGAAPGTESGAGFVARALRPEPPDDADDTDDA; translated from the coding sequence ATGACGTACGCAGCTCTGTCCCGAAGAGCGGGAACCCGGAGGGACCAGGCCCGCCCGAGGTGGCGGCGGCGCGGGGTCGCGGGGGCCTTCGCGCTGCTGCTGGCCGCCTCGCTCGCCGTGGCGGGGTGCAGCGCGTCGGGCGGTGGCTCCGCGTCCTCCGACAAGGCGGCCGCCCCCGCGCCGGCCCAGCAGCGCGGCGACGGGCCGGCCACCGCCCCGACCGGCGGCGCCGCGGCCAGCGGCTCCGGCGGCGACAGCCGGAACAAACCCTCGCCGGTCAGCTATCTCGTGCGGACCGCGAATCTCACCGTCCGCACCCCGCACGTCGAGGAGCAGCTCGACCGGGCACGGGAGCTGGCGGCGCAAGCCGGCGGGTACGCGGGCGACGAGAACACCGAGGTGGACGCGCGCGGCCACGCCGAGTCCACCGTCCAGCTGCGCGTGCCCGCCGCCGGGTACGACCGGCTGCTGACCGATCTGGCCGAGCTGGGCACACTGCTCGAACGCAAGGTGAACGTCGAGGACGTCACCGGCCAGGTGGTCGACGTCCAGAGCCGTATCAAGTCGCAGCAGGCCAGCGTCGCCCGGGTGCGGGCGCTGATGGACCGGGCCACCAGCCTCACCGAAGTGGTGTCGCTGGAAAGCGAGTTGAGCACCCGCGAGGCCGACCTCGAAGCCCTGGAGGCGCAGCAGGCGTCGCTGAGGTCGCGGACCGATCTGGCCACGGTGACGCTGCGGCTCACCGAGCCGCCGGCCAAGCCCGTGCCGCCGAAGCCGGTCAAGCCGGAAAAGCACGACGGCTTCTGGACGACGATCGGCCACGCGCTGGGCGACGGCTGGCACGCGTTCTACATGACCGTGCGCGTGGTGCTGGTCGTGCTGTCGGTGACGCTGCCCTTCGTCGTGGTGGTGCTGCTCGGCTGGGCGCTCTACCGGCTGGTGCGCAAGCGGCTGCCCGCCAGGCCGCGGCGGGTCCTGAGCGGACCCGAGGCGCCGTGGCTGCGCCATCCCGCGCCGGCCCCGCCGACCCGGGCGCCGGTGCCCGCCCCCGCACCGGCCGGAACACCCGACAAGGGGCCGGGGGCGGCGCCCGGCACGGAGTCCGGAGCGGGATTCGTCGCGCGAGCACTCAGGCCGGAACCGCCGGACGACGCGGACGACACGGACGACGCGTAG
- the hemG gene encoding protoporphyrinogen oxidase — MSQTHGGTGAARHVVVIGGGISGLAAAYDLVSAGVRVTVLEASRRLGGKLYADEIAGVPVDLGAESLLARRPEAVALAREVGLGAELEPPAVMGATLWTRGRLRPMPKGHVMGVPGDLGPLAASGVLSAAGLARLPLDHVLPRTEIGDDTAVGAFVAARLGREVVDRLVEPLLGGVYAGNSYEISLRAAVPQLYAAAREGRSLIEAARAVQRRAAAKDSGGGPVFNGIRGGVGRLPLAVAEACRAAGVTIETGARVRELRRTGPHGWEIGLTGRALTADAVVLAAPAPAASALLGAESPAAAAELSGVSYAGMALVTMAFRRRDLLQLPLSSGFLVPPVDGRTIKAATFSSHKWGWLADADRDTFVLRTSVGRHGDTADLAWDDTDLVRLSREDLGEAVGLRAAPVAARVTRWESGLPQYAVGHVDRVRRIREQVGKLPGLAVCGAVYDGVGIPACVGSGRGAAREVLATLVPGGADRAGE, encoded by the coding sequence ATGAGCCAGACGCACGGCGGGACGGGTGCCGCGAGGCATGTGGTGGTCATCGGCGGCGGGATATCCGGCCTCGCCGCCGCGTACGACCTGGTGAGCGCCGGTGTCCGGGTGACCGTGCTCGAAGCCTCCCGGCGGCTCGGCGGCAAGCTGTACGCGGACGAGATCGCCGGGGTCCCGGTCGACCTCGGCGCCGAGTCGCTGCTCGCCCGCCGCCCCGAGGCCGTCGCCCTGGCCCGCGAGGTCGGCCTCGGCGCCGAGCTGGAGCCGCCCGCCGTCATGGGCGCCACGCTGTGGACCCGCGGCCGGCTGCGCCCGATGCCCAAGGGCCATGTCATGGGCGTCCCCGGCGACCTCGGCCCGCTCGCCGCCTCCGGTGTGCTCTCCGCCGCCGGGCTGGCCCGCCTCCCGCTCGACCATGTGCTGCCGCGCACCGAGATCGGCGACGACACGGCCGTCGGCGCCTTCGTCGCGGCCCGGCTCGGCCGCGAGGTCGTCGACCGGCTGGTCGAACCGCTGCTCGGCGGGGTGTACGCGGGCAACTCCTACGAGATCTCGCTGCGCGCCGCCGTCCCGCAGCTCTACGCCGCCGCGCGCGAGGGGCGCTCGCTGATCGAGGCCGCCCGCGCCGTCCAGCGGCGGGCCGCCGCGAAGGACAGCGGCGGCGGCCCGGTCTTCAACGGCATCCGCGGCGGCGTCGGACGCCTGCCGCTCGCGGTCGCCGAGGCGTGCCGGGCCGCGGGCGTCACCATCGAGACCGGCGCCCGCGTACGCGAGCTGCGCCGCACCGGACCGCACGGCTGGGAGATCGGCCTGACCGGCAGGGCGCTCACGGCCGACGCGGTGGTGCTGGCCGCGCCCGCGCCGGCCGCCTCGGCGCTGCTCGGCGCCGAGTCGCCCGCCGCCGCGGCCGAGCTGAGCGGCGTCAGTTACGCGGGCATGGCCCTGGTCACCATGGCCTTCCGCCGCCGCGACCTGCTCCAGCTCCCGCTGAGCAGCGGCTTCCTGGTGCCCCCGGTCGACGGCCGCACGATCAAGGCCGCCACCTTCTCCAGTCACAAGTGGGGCTGGCTCGCCGACGCCGACCGCGACACCTTCGTGCTGCGCACCTCGGTCGGCCGGCACGGCGACACCGCGGACCTCGCCTGGGACGACACCGATCTGGTCCGGCTGTCCCGGGAGGACCTGGGCGAGGCCGTGGGCCTGCGGGCCGCGCCCGTCGCCGCCCGGGTCACCCGCTGGGAGAGCGGGCTGCCGCAGTACGCGGTCGGGCATGTGGACCGGGTGCGGCGGATCCGTGAGCAGGTCGGCAAGCTGCCGGGCCTGGCGGTGTGCGGCGCGGTGTACGACGGGGTCGGCATTCCGGCCTGCGTCGGCAGCGGGCGCGGGGCCGCCCGCGAGGTGCTGGCCACCCTGGTGCCGGGCGGCGCGGACCGCGCGGGAGAATAG
- the hemQ gene encoding hydrogen peroxide-dependent heme synthase, translating to MTDSNAAPEPTSAKAPNAGKKAKDLNEVIRYTLWSVFRLRDVLPDDRVGFADEVDELFAQLAAKDVTVRGTYDVSGLRADADLMIWWHAETADALQEAYNLFRRTRLGRALEPVWSNMALHRPAEFNKSHIPAFLADEHARDYVSVYPFVRSYDWYLLPDEDRRRMLADHGKLARGYPDVRANTVASFSLGDYEWILAFEADELHRIVDLMRLLRASEARLHVRTEIPFFTGRRRAMSELVAGLA from the coding sequence ATGACCGACTCGAACGCCGCACCCGAGCCCACCTCCGCCAAGGCCCCCAACGCGGGCAAGAAGGCCAAGGACCTCAACGAGGTCATCCGCTACACGCTCTGGTCGGTGTTCCGGCTGCGGGACGTGCTGCCGGACGACCGCGTGGGCTTCGCCGACGAGGTGGACGAGCTCTTCGCGCAGCTGGCCGCGAAGGACGTCACGGTCCGCGGTACGTACGACGTGTCCGGACTGCGCGCCGACGCCGATCTGATGATCTGGTGGCACGCGGAGACCGCCGACGCGCTCCAGGAGGCGTACAACCTCTTCCGCCGCACCCGGCTGGGCCGCGCGCTGGAGCCGGTGTGGTCCAACATGGCGCTGCACCGCCCGGCCGAGTTCAACAAGTCGCACATTCCGGCCTTCCTCGCCGACGAGCACGCGCGCGACTACGTCAGCGTCTATCCGTTCGTCCGCTCGTACGACTGGTACCTGCTGCCGGACGAGGACCGCCGCCGGATGCTCGCCGACCACGGCAAGCTGGCCCGCGGCTACCCCGATGTGCGGGCCAACACGGTGGCGTCCTTCTCGCTCGGCGACTACGAGTGGATTCTCGCCTTCGAGGCGGACGAGCTGCACCGCATCGTGGACCTCATGCGCCTTCTGCGGGCGTCCGAGGCGCGGCTGCACGTCCGTACCGAGATCCCGTTCTTCACCGGCCGCCGCCGCGCGATGAGCGAACTGGTCGCCGGGCTCGCCTGA
- a CDS encoding zinc-binding dehydrogenase — protein MGGFAVELAALRGLRVVAVAGPGDEALVRGLGADSFVPRTAPHLAEAVRALVPGGVDGVLDAAGLRAGALEALRGGGSFVAVGLGADPVRRRGTRVSNVWVRADGLRLTGLSALADAGRLTLRVAATYPLEQAAAAHERPAAGGVRGRLVLLPQP, from the coding sequence CTGGGCGGCTTCGCCGTGGAACTCGCCGCCCTGCGCGGCCTGCGGGTGGTCGCGGTCGCGGGCCCCGGCGACGAGGCGCTGGTCCGCGGCCTCGGCGCCGACTCGTTCGTCCCGCGCACCGCCCCGCACCTCGCCGAGGCGGTCCGCGCCCTGGTACCGGGCGGAGTGGACGGGGTGCTGGACGCGGCCGGGCTCAGGGCCGGGGCCCTCGAAGCCCTGCGCGGCGGCGGCTCCTTCGTCGCCGTCGGCCTCGGCGCCGACCCGGTGCGGCGCCGGGGCACCCGGGTCTCCAACGTCTGGGTCCGGGCCGACGGCCTCCGGCTGACCGGACTGTCCGCGCTCGCCGACGCGGGCCGGCTCACCCTGCGGGTCGCCGCCACCTACCCGCTGGAGCAGGCCGCCGCCGCGCACGAACGGCCGGCCGCCGGCGGGGTCAGGGGACGGCTGGTCCTGCTGCCGCAGCCGTAA